From the Theobroma cacao cultivar B97-61/B2 chromosome 2, Criollo_cocoa_genome_V2, whole genome shotgun sequence genome, one window contains:
- the LOC18607823 gene encoding thiamine biosynthetic bifunctional enzyme TH1, chloroplastic yields the protein MASSTFLSTSSSSASRHYLLLIPPQASAKGYTNNKLRVSNSPSFVLRTKGSIHLQGFVAMQEKGASTLSDDSKIKIPHVLTVAGSDSGAGAGIQADLKACAARRVYCSTVITSVTAQNTVGVQGVSNVSEDFVAEQLKSVLSDMQVDVVKTGMLPSVGIVKILCKTLREFPVQALVVDPVMVSTSGDVLAGPSILSVFREELFPMADIITPNLKEASALLDGVQLETVDDLRSAARLLYDMGPKNVLVKGGDLPDSSDAVDILFNGDNFYELRSPRIKTRNTHGTGCSLASCIAAELAKGYLMVSAVKVAKRFVETALDYSKDIVIGNGLQGPFDHLLRLKGHSQDCHGLQAFNPSDLLLYAVTDSEMNKKWGRSITDAVKAAIEGGATIVQLREKDAETQDFLESAKACLKICHSHGVPLLINDRVDIALACDADGVHVGQSDMPAHVARTLLGPEKVIGVSCKTPEQAQQAWVDGADYIGCGGVYPTNTKENNITVGLDGLKTVCMASKLPVVAIGGIGVSNARTVMEIGVPNLKGVAVVSALFDRECVLTETRKLHAMLSESNIDGTLKNL from the exons ATGGCCTCCTCCACATTTCTCTCCACTTCTTCCTCGTCCGCCTCCAGG CATTACCTGCTCTTGATTCCTCCTCAAGCTTCGGCAAAAGGGTATACTAATAACAAGTTAAGAGTTTCAAATTCACCATCCTTTGTTCTAAGAACTAAGGGTTCTATTCATCTGCAAGGCTTCGTTGCAATGCAAGAAAAGGGTGCTTCAACATTGAGTGATGATTCGAAGATAAAAATCCCACATGTGTTGACTGTTGCTGGCTCTGATTCAGGAGCTGGGGCTGGAATTCAAGCTGATCTTAAGGCTTGTGCTGCACGTCGAGTTTACTGCTCTACTGTTATAACTTCTGTCACTGCACAGAACACCGTTGGAGTTCAG GGTGTAAGTAATGTGTCAGAGGATTTTGTTGCAGAGCAGTTAAAGTCTGTGCTCTCAGATATGCAAGTTGATGTG GTGAAAACAGGCATGCTCCCTTCTGTCGGCATAGTCAAGATTCTTTGTAAGACTCTCAGGGAGTTTCCTGTTCAAG CTTTGGTGGTTGATCCTGTCATGGTATCTACAAGTGGGGATGTGCTGGCAGGTCCTTCCATTCTTTCCGTGTTTCG AGAGGAGCTCTTTCCAATGGCTGACATAATAACCCCAAATTTAAAAGAGGCATCTGCTTTACTTGATGGTGTACAATTGGAAACAGTGGATGACCTACGCTCTGCTGCAAGATTGTTGTATGATATGGGCCCAAA GAATGTGCTTGTCAAAGGTGGTGACCTCCCTGACTCATCAGATGCtgttgatattttatttaatg GTGATAACTTCTATGAGCTGCGTTCACCCCGTATAAAAACTCGAAACACTCATGGTACCGGTTGCAGTTTGGCATCATGTATAGCAGCAGAGTTAGCGAAAGGCTATCTAATGGTCTCAGCTGTTAAG GTAGCAAAACGCTTTGTTGAAACTGCCTTAGATTACAGCAAAGACATCGTTATTGGAAATGGGCTTCAAGGTCCCTTTGATCATCTATTGAGGCTTAAGGGTCATTCTCAAGACTGTCATGGGCTGCAGGCATTTAATCCAAGTGACTTGCTTCTGTATGCTGTCACTGATTCAGAGATGAACAAAAAGTGGGGCCGATCTATTACAGATGCTGTTAAAGCTGCCATAGAAGGAGGTGCTACCATTGTCCAATTAAG AGAGAAGGATGCTGAAACACAGGACTTTCTGGAATCTGCCAAAGCATGTCTTAAAATATGCCATTCACATGGAGTCCCTCTGCTGATTAATGACCGTGTTGATATTGCCCTTGCTTGTGATGCTGATGGAGTGCATGTTGGCCAGTCTGACATGCCTGCTCATGTTGCTCGCACTCTTCTTGGTCCAGAAAAGGTTATTGGTGTCTCTTGCAAGACACCAGAGCAAGCCCAACAAGCATGGGTTGATGGTGCTGATTACATTGGGTGTGGTGGTGTATATCCAACCAACACCAAGGAAAACAACATCACTGTTGGTTTGGATGGGCTGAAAACTGTCTGCATGGCATCTAAGTTACCTGTGGTGGCCATAGGTGGGATTGGTGTATCAAATGCACGAACTGTGATGGAAATTGGTGTACCAAATCTGAAAGGCGTTGCTGTTGTGTCTGCTCTTTTTGATCGGGAATGTGTTCTTACTGAGACTAGGAAGTTGCATGCAATGCTATCAGAGTCCAACATTGATGGTACACTCAAAAACTTATGA